The proteins below come from a single Desulfomicrobium escambiense DSM 10707 genomic window:
- a CDS encoding rhodanese-like domain-containing protein, with protein sequence MSGLTCRRVALAVIWFMALLLAGCLREDARLLEPRAALELMERNRGKADFLILDVRTPGEFRQGYIEGAVLLDYYEPDFRERFAALDRTATIFTYCRSGNRSSHVLALADELGFQRVFDLRGGILAWKSEGLPLAGSGTVP encoded by the coding sequence ATGAGCGGGTTGACGTGCCGCCGGGTCGCACTGGCCGTGATCTGGTTCATGGCCCTGCTGCTGGCGGGGTGCCTGCGGGAGGACGCGAGGCTCCTGGAGCCGCGGGCGGCCCTTGAACTCATGGAGCGCAACCGGGGAAAGGCCGATTTTTTGATCCTCGACGTGCGCACGCCGGGGGAGTTCCGGCAGGGCTACATCGAGGGGGCGGTTTTGCTGGACTACTATGAGCCGGATTTCCGGGAGCGCTTCGCGGCCCTGGACCGCACGGCGACCATTTTCACCTACTGCCGCAGCGGCAACCGCAGCTCGCATGTGCTGGCCCTGGCCGACGAACTCGGCTTCCAGCGCGTCTTCGACCTGCGCGGGGGCATCCTGGCTTGGAAGAGCGAGGGGTTACCCCTCGCTGGAAGCGGAACTGTCCCCTAA